A genomic window from Gossypium hirsutum isolate 1008001.06 chromosome D12, Gossypium_hirsutum_v2.1, whole genome shotgun sequence includes:
- the LOC107944836 gene encoding heavy metal-associated isoprenylated plant protein 35, translating into MATKAADEEPVGALKYKTWVLKVLIHCEGCKKKVKKVLQAIDGVYETKIDSQQHKVTVTSSVDAETLIKKLTKSGKYVELWPELKPEKKDKKSGKTSDKQKDGGEKAGDDDHGPKNNSAEKKPEPAAAKNGGVGGDKGSAKDNQHPKGDQKGGKSEEPDPTQSTAAGGKKKKKKGQKSNPGPNGDTPPPPSETQSAMAVALPVPVPDHTSPPPPPPPNASIDLNPPNQPMYPYTPMYYGPPFCGVSYNTIYRSSSSSYYAPTMHSNPYGPPATPSDPINKFSEDDSYDDDESGCSIM; encoded by the exons ATGGCTACTAAAGCTGCTGATGAAGAACCTGTTGGAGCACTGAAATATAAG ACATGGGTCTTGAAAGTCCTCATCCATTGTGAAGGCTGCAAGAAGAAAGTCAAGAAAGTTCTTCAAGCCATTGATG gtgtttatgagacGAAAATAGATTCTCAACAGCACAAGGTGACAGTCACTAGCAGCGTCGATGCAGAAACACTCATCAAGAAGCTGACGAAGTCTGGGAAATACGTTGAGCTTTGGCCGGAATTAAAGCCTGAGAAGAAAGACAAAAAGTCTGGGAAAACAAGTGACAAGCAAAAAGACGGCGGAGAAAAAGCTGGTGATGATGACCATGGTCCAAAGAATAATTCAGCAGAGAAGAAGCCTGAACCAGCCGCTGCCAAAAATGGCGGTGTTGGTGGCGATAAAGGTTCTGCTAAAGATAACCAGCATCCAAAAGGGGACCAAAAGGGAGGTAAAAGCGAAGAACCTGACCCTACCCAAAGTACTGCTGCTGGtggtaaaaagaagaaaaagaaagggcaGAAAAGCAACCCTGGTCCCAACGGTGATACACCACCACCACCCAGTGAGACTCAGTCAGCCATGGCAGTGGCACTCCCAGTCCCAGTCCCAGACCATacctcaccaccaccaccaccaccacccaaTGCTTCAATCGATCTAAATCCTCCAAATCAACCAATGTATCCTTACACACCTATGTACTATGGACCTCCATTTTGTGGGGTAAGTTACAACACCATTTACCGTAGCTCAAGCTCTTCATATTATGCTCCCACCATGCATTCAAATCCATACGGACCACCAGCTACACCGTCTGATCCAATCAATAAATTCAGTGAAGATGATTCTTACGATGACGATGAGAGTGGCTGCTCAATCATGTGA